The following proteins are co-located in the Spea bombifrons isolate aSpeBom1 chromosome 3, aSpeBom1.2.pri, whole genome shotgun sequence genome:
- the DTNB gene encoding dystrobrevin beta, whose amino-acid sequence MIEESSKRRRTMAEKRQLFMEMRAQNFDVIRLSTYRTACKLRFVQKRCNLHLVDIWNMIEAFRDNGLNTLDHNTEINVSRLETIISSIYFQLNKRLPSSHQIGVEQSISLLLNFMIAAYDSEGHGKLTVFSVKAILAAMCGGKILDKLRYIFSQVSDSGGLLVYARFDHFLREVLKLPTTVFEGPSFGYTEHSVRTCFPPQKKITLNMFLDTVMADPPPQCLVWLPLMHRLAHVENVFHPVECSFCRCESMMGFRYRCQQCHNYQLCQNCFWRGHANGPHSNQHQMKEHSSWKSPAKKLTHAISKSLGCVPSREPPHPVFPEHPEKPLDLAQIVFPNGGRAADEHALIADYVAQLRHDTRVLDSPGRLDEEHRLIARYAARLAAEAGNSPRPPAELSFNFDANKQQRQLIAELENKNREILQEIQRLRLEHEEASQPTPEKAQQNPTLLAELRLLRQRKDELEQRMSALQESRRELMVQLEGLMKLLKEEEQRQAVSAIAHVACTGQLYSVYTEQSHACHHILL is encoded by the exons ATGATTGAAGAGAGCAGTAAGAGGAGGAGGACGATGGCTGAGAAGAGGCAGCTCTTCATGGAAATGA GGGCGCAGAATTTCGATGTGATCAGACTCTCCACGTACCGGACGGCCTGTAAGCTCCGATTCGTGCAGAAAAGGTGTAATT TGCACCTCGTGGACATCTGGAACATGATAGAAGCCTTCCGTGACAACGGCCTCAACACGCTGGATCACAACACGGAGATTAACGTCTCTCGGCTGGAGACCATTATCTCCTCCATATACTTCCAGCTGAACAAGCGCCTTCCGTCCAGCCACCAGATCGGCGTGGAGCAGTCCATCAGCCTGCTGCTCAACTTCATGATCGCCGCCTACGACAG TGAAGGCCACGGGAAGCTGACCGTGTTCTCTGTGAAAGCCATCCTGGCCGCCATGTGCGGGGGGAAGATCCTGGACAAGCTGCGAT ATATCTTCTCCCAGGTTTCAGACTCCGGGGGTCTCCTCGTGTACGCCAGGTTTGACCACTTCCTGCGGGAGGTCCTCAAGCTTCCCACCACTGTCTTCGAGGGACCCTCGTTTGGCTACACGGAGCACTCGGTGCGAACATGCTTCCCGCCTCAG AAGAAGATCACGTTAAACATGTTTTTGGACACGGTGATGGCCGACCCTCCCCCCCAGTGCCTTGTCTGGTTACCTCTCATGCACAGACTCGCCCATGTAGAAAATG TCTTCCATCCCGTGGAGTGCTCCTTTTGCCGGTGTGAGAGTATGATGGGCTTTCGCTATCGCTGCCAGCAGTGCCACAACTACCAGCTCTGCCAGAACTGCTTTTGGCGAGGACACGCCAACGGCCCCCACAGCAACCAGCATCAGATGAAGGAGCATTCGTCGTGG AAATCCCCTGCAAAAAAGTTAACTCACGCAATCAGTAAATCTCTTGGCTGTGTCCCCAGCAGAGAGCCGCCTCACCCCGTGTTCCCCGAGCACCCCGAGAAGCCGCTGGACCTGGCGCAGATAGT GTTCCCTAATGGCGGCCGTGCAGCTGACGAGCATGCGCTGATAGCGGACTACGTGGCACAGCTACGCCACGACACACG CGTGCTGGACAGCCCGGGCAGACTGGACGAGGAGCACCGGCTGATCGCCCGCTACGCGGCGCGGCTAGCGGCAGAAGCCGGGAATTCG CCCCGACCGCCCGCCGAGCTCAGCTTCAATTTTGATGCCAACAAACAGCAGCGGCAGCTGATCGCAGAACTGGAGAACAAGAACAG GGAGATTCTGCAGGAGATCCAGCGGCTGCGGCTGGAACATGAAGAGGCTTCGCAGCCCACGCCGGAGAAAGCCCAGCAGAACCCCACGCTGCTCGCCGAGCTCCGCCTGCTGCG GCAGCGGAAGGATGAGCTCGAGCAGAGAATGTCAGCTCTTCAGGAGAGTCGGCGGGAACTCATGGTACAGCTGGAGGGGCTGATGAAGCTGCTGAAG GAGGAGGAGCAGAGGCAGGCAGTAAGTGCGATCGCGCATGTGGCATGCACCGGCCAGCTTTATTCCGTGTacacggagcagagtcatgcgTGTCATCATATATTACTATGA